Proteins encoded by one window of Yamadazyma tenuis chromosome 2, complete sequence:
- a CDS encoding uncharacterized protein (EggNog:ENOG503NYHI; COG:O), with the protein MIHQVVRARHLRPIKPRGIASLYRNLFIQTMETPNEHALKFLPSMKILNENETKEFLSGREASVSPLAVKLFSVDGVKSIMFGSDFITIEKHNNDLHWALLKPEIFSILTEYLTNGTPILNEGTTLSPDMEINEEDDEVVSMIKELIFTRIRPAIQDDGGDIEFVSFDEEDGKVMLKLKGACRSCDSSSVTLKNGIESMLQYYIEEVQSVEQFDEEEVDVSMEAPVVEAPLTLKPRARDEPPTL; encoded by the exons ATGATTCATCAGGTAGTGCGTG CAAGACACTTGAGACCCATAAAGCCCAGAGGCATAGCATCGCTATATCGAAACCTCTTTATCCAGACAATGGAAACCCCCAACGAGCACGCATTAAAGTTTCTTCCTTCAatgaagatcttgaacgAGAACGAAACCAAAGAGTTTTTAAGTGGCAGAGAAGCGTCCGTGAGTCCACTAGCAGTGAAGCTCTTTAGCGTGGACGGAGTCAAGTCGATTATGTTCGGATCGGACTTTATTACCATCGAGAAGCACAACAATGATTTGCACTGGGCGCTTTTAAAGCCTGAGATATTCTCGATATTAACAGAATACTTGACCAATGGAACCCCGATTTTAAATGAAGGTACCACGTTAAGCCCGGAcatggaaatcaatgagGAGGACGATGAGGTGGTGTCGATGATCAAGGAGTTGATTTTCACGCGGATCCGTCCTGCCATCCAGGATGATGGAGGAGATATTGAGTTTGTCAGCTTCGATGAGGAAGACGGAAAAGTGATGTTGAAGCTAAAGGGAGCGTGCCGGTCTTGTGACTCGTCGTCGGTGACGTTGAAGAACGGGATCGAGAGTATGTTGCAGTATTATATTGAGGAGGTGCAGAGTGTGGAGCAGTTTGATGAGGAGGAGGTGGATGTAAGTATGGAGGCGCCGGTGGTGGAGGCACCGCTTACGTTAAAGCCACGGGCCCGGGACGAGCCACCTACGTTGTAG